From a single Miscanthus floridulus cultivar M001 chromosome 8, ASM1932011v1, whole genome shotgun sequence genomic region:
- the LOC136474791 gene encoding uncharacterized protein, with amino-acid sequence MYSFEQDHTAAARTTTTFDTSYQPCAGAAGRSLQSADHPGGQQVLRTAAGSGSGSAPAAAAVQPRRAKSSSKKHAAAASRHSSSSRRSSTTVVATDVNNFRAMVQELTGFPPAAIFRPLPRRVHAASPFVAVSAAAGQGCGGREQHGHASWEATNSSATAGGGGSSSPDDAPAVPPVVLAAQQPQFAPLGVFDGLSDLGSPEFDSWGDLSID; translated from the coding sequence ATGTACTCCTTCGAGCAAGACCACACGGCGGCAGCGCGTACCACCACCACGTTCGACACGAGCTACCAGCCCTGCGCCGGTGCCGCTGGCCGCTCGCTCCAGTCTGCCGATCATCCCGGCGGCCAGCAAGTACTCCGGACCGCCGCCGGGTCCGGGTCGGGGTCCGCGCCCGCGGCCGCCGCCGTGCAGCCACGGCGCGCCAAGAGTAGTAGCAAGAAGCACGCGGCGGCAGCGTCGCGGCACTCGTCGTCGTCGCGCCGCTCCTCGACCACCGTGGTCGCCACCGACGTGAACAACTTCCGGGCCATGGTGCAGGAGCTCACCGGCTTCCCGCCCGCCGCCATCTTCCGGCCGCTGCCGCGCAGGGTGCACGCGGCCAGCCCCTTCGtcgccgtctccgccgccgcgggGCAAGGATGTGGCGGCCGGGAACAGCATGGGCACGCAAGTTGGGAGGCGACAAACAGTAGTGCtactgccggcggcggcggcagcagcagccccGACGACGCTCCGGCCGTGCCGCCTGTGGTGCTGGCGGCGCAGCAGCCGCAGTTCGCGCCGCTGGGCGTGTTCGACGGCCTGTCCGACCTCGGGTCGCCGGAGTTCGACTCGTGGGGAGATTTGTCCATCGATTAA